The DNA window TTATACAATTAATAACTTGGTACACtaataatataacaaatacaGTAATTACAATTAATAATTCAGTCAGGTTAGATGGTTAAAAATACCATTCAGGCCAAAATCTTGCTAACAACACTTCTTGCCCCCTGAACTTCCACTCTTAGCAAATAAACAAAACGCTCTTTCCCCCTAAACTTTTTCACTCCATAGTAGACTTTTgtcctaaatatttaaaattttatctttaatctttaatttcatttggtTTGCATATACACAGTGTCAATTATGCCACATCACTGGAGGCAATAATTTTATgttctcaaagtatggtttcCTGCATGTACTACCTGTACAGACTATAAAGATACCACCCGTGCTTTTTGAAGTGTTTACAATATAGGCACATCCTGGACTTGACTAAAAATAGCTGGCACAAGCCCTTGTTGAAATAGAAGTACCCATGGGGTTTACACTTGCTCTTTGGACTGAGTGCCTGTTATGTGAGGGACTTTTGGTTGACCCCAGTAAGCTCTGTGCTCAATGCAGGGCTTTTTAAAGAGGGCAAGCAGCTGTTGAACTAGTTCATGCTTTCACAGGGTTACACAAAGATAGGTCAGCCTGAAACCTGAAAAATTATGGTATCCTACTTCTATATGTAATTCAAAGCAAGAACAATACTAAACCACAACACTTTTTCTGTTTTGGTGACCTTGCTTGCTGGTGCTCTAAGTTAGCAaagcaagcacacacacagacacacacacacacgcagaaattggagagagaaaaatgtaatattttttattttgtcaaagcAACAATATAATGAGGACTATGTTGGGTTTTGtgacataagaaaaaaaagccaggCTCTCTGTATaagtcagggttcttcagagaaacagaaccaatagggtgtgtgtgtgcatgtgtgtgtgtgtgtgatataattggctcatgtgattgtggaggctggcaagtccaaaatctgtagggTCGGTGGGAGGCTGGAGACACAGGGAAGAGTAACAGCTCTAGTCCAAAGacagtctggaggctagaaatctgagatTAAAGTATTGGCAGTGCTGATTTCTTctggggcctctctccttggcttgcatatgaccgtcttctccctgtgtcttcacatggtcttcgctctgtacatgtctgtgtcctaatctcttcttcttttaaggacaccagtcatattggattaggacccctcttaatgacctcattttagctTAATTACCTCTTGAAAGACACTAtcttcaaatatagtcacattcctcaataaaaaaataaaaaatttatagtCAGATTCcaagatactgggggttaggatttcaacatgtgaatttagGGTGGACACAATTCAGCCAACACGTTCCTCTTCCAtaatgcttctgtttcctttgagGAAAGAATGCTCACtaatttcttatgttttctttgttaCTTTCAGTTAGGAGGTAAGGACAAGCAGGAGGTCTTTTGTGTGCCTTCAGAAGTCTGCCTTCAGTTCTCACCAAGCTGCTCTGAGAATGGAACGATCCACCAGGGAGCTGTGTCTCAACTTCACCGTTGTCCTGATTACAGTTATCCTTATATGGCTCCTTGTCAGAACCTATCAGTACTGAGATACCACAGCTCCTGCAATTGACTGCAACACTCCAGAGCTGTCTTCTGTATGCACTGAGATCCCACTGCTGTCATGGGATGCCTTTTCTGGCACCCCACGACACTTCTGACCTGCTCGCACAATATTTGGGCTGCCTCCAGTGTTAGTATTGATTGTGTGATCTCTAAAGATGCTGCTCTCAATGGCTGCCAAGTGTTTGTCAGGGAGCATTAGATTTATTCCCCAACTCTTACTGCAAATGTGTCAGACAAGCCACAAGGTTAAAAGTAAACTGGATTCGTGATGACATAGAATTCTAACAAGCCCCTGGTGTGTTTCACCACACATCCCTTCATCCCACACTCAGCAACCAAACTCTAAATCAACTGccagaagaaagaaatgttaaaggaagtcttTGTCAGCCCCTATAACTGTCATGTGAATAAAGTTGTCGACCCCAAAAAATgacttttagaatttattttaccttctatTTGTGATACTGCATTTGACCCTTGGCTGGGATTGAAGTGACAAATATTACAGTATTTCTAGCATTTGAGATAAGCCAAGATCCTCCAACTGCTGAGGATTTGAAACCAAGTCAATTGAGTGTCATATTTCAAATAATTCCATTGATTCAGTGCTCCTCAAACTTTCCCTCTGAACTAGTCCCAAGGGCAGAGGGAAAATAAATCCATTCTACTCGGAGGTCTGTAGCACAGCCTGAAATGTCCACTAAAAGCACAAAATTTCTTTCAGGCCTTGTGTTTtattaaaattcacaaaaaaatgtatattttacccTGTAATATCTCCATGTTtgctttaatataaatatttaaaattatttgtcacTGAGTAAAACTAGAACATGAATCACGTCTCTAAGAGTAGCATATTCCAGTTTGGTTATTGTCATTATGCAAATAGAGCTAGTTACTAATAAACTACAGTTATaacaaagagagaataaaaagtgCAACATACATGTTTATGGAAGAGAcgtgaaatagacatttcttaaaCATGTTACTAGAATACCCCACACTAGACAGATCACATTTGTTCCCTGTGCCAATTCCGAGGTAACCATGGAGAAAGGGAATATTGTTAAACCTCATTTTTCATAGCACCTCTCATAAAGGCATTCCTTGCTGAATTTAGCCTATCACTGCCATTGCCTACTTAGCATTGTGATTCTCATCCCTGGCAGCACAGTTTATGTAGTCAGGggtgatttttcaaaatatttattctgagTCCTCCTCAgaccaattaaataaaaatctcaggGGGTAGAACCCAAGAATCTGAATTTTTCAAAAGTCCTTTAGATAACTATATTGTGTAGCCAGAGGTGAGAATCACTGATACCTACCAGTACTTCCCATACTTTGATGTGATTATGAATCACTGGGAAGCCccttttaaatgcagattctaattcagttTGTATTCTGATACAGTCTGGACTGAGGCCTGAGATcttgcattttaaacaagctcCTTAGTGATGCCGATGCTATAGTCTGTGGTCTCCACAGACTTAACAGATTAGAATTGTGGGATtagcacattagaatcacctagaaCCTTTAGAAAATGACCCAAGCTTGAGCCCTATTTCCAGGAGTTTCTAATGTAATTGTTCTGGGGTTGAATCTGAGTATTATTTGTTTTTAGAAGgactccagatgattctaatgtgcagccaaggtaaAGAACCCTGATATAAAGGAAAAAGTGTCATTATTTCGATGGGTTCCCACCAAATTTGGGAAATAGCAGTGTATGTTCATCAATGTCATGTTCCTAATTTCAGAGTCAGACTACACATATGGTTGTGCAATTGTTAATGTTTTAGTGTGCAGCATGCCTACATGGCTCCAGGCCCTTTGGTAGAGAGTTACTAGTCTTTTTCTTACttaaagaaaaactcagaaaatctACCAACGTTTGTGAATGTGTTTGcgaaggtgtgtgtgtggtggtggggaggggaatggaCAAACCAAGTGACAACATTCCCTACCCCTAAGTCTGAGTCTTGGTGCCAGCATTTACAACAGGTACCATTTACTGAGCCTACTGTATATGAAGCCCTGAACTAGGCACTTTCCATACATTATGCCATTTAGCAGAGGTGGGAACTGAGGATCATAGGCCTCACTAACCAGATGTAAGTAGTGAAGCTAGGATGACAAAGTACcatcttaatttcttttgggGACTGCATACAAACCATGTTTCACTACAGATCTCCAAACCATTTGATTATAAGTTTTTACCATCACATTCTTTAGCATTCCAAAATATCAACCTAGTTAGATAAAGGTAACAGTTGTAATTCCCTATGCAATTTCTCTTTGCTTGTCCGTCCTCACCTGCTTTTCTCTCCCAATCTTCATATAATTGGGTCTACTGATAGGACCCATTTGTAGACCACATTATGGGTCACTTTTGAAGAGATAGGACATCCTTTAGCTGGGGCTAGTAATTTTGCCTAATTTCTCCCATGTTCAGGAGTCCTAGTCATTATAGTTAAATTCCATTCTCACTTACCAGTCCCTTTTTATGTATCATGATTTACAAGCATGTTTTAATAAAACTAcccaagaagacaaaaaaaaaaaaaagaaaatttttaaatttttaaatttaaaattttaattttaatttttaaatttttaaaggattttaaaattctttaaattcttttaaatttaaatttttaaatttttaaagaatttttaaattcttttttcatctatttgtagttttcaaaTCTTCCCTGGGACCTGGGGTTCCCTGAATCATCACAGTACTACCTCAGTGTTGGCCCTAGTCACTCATAAACTGTCCAGTTAGCCCCAAATAAGATGCTAGCTCTCCTCTGGAACCAAAGCATTGAATTCTGGTTGTTAATGTTCTAGCTCATAGGCTTGATCCAACCTAGCTTCTTTCtctttagttcattcattcattcagcttaTGTGAAACTACGTGTTGTATATTGTACTAGACACTAGGGATAAAATGGAGAATGAGACAGACAAGCCCCATTCTCATGTAGCATATGATTTAGTGGGGGAGACATATATGAACAGGTGGTTATTACAGCATAAGTTCTTTGGGATTATTATAACATAAGTTCTTTGGGATAAAGTGTTGTTGGAGGAGATTCCAGGTAGAGCCAACAGCATGAATAAAGATCTAAAGGTCAGGGAGTATGACAAATTCAGGAGGTTGAGAGTATATGCTAGCTGAAGCATAGAGTACCTCTCCAACCACTGGCAGAAGTTATGCCACATAAGGGCAGATCTCAAGATTCTGACTGCGTCTGTCTGATTTCTAATTTGAACCAACTCTGGGATCCCTCGCTGTCAAGCCTCCTGCCACCAACAATTTTCTAAACCTTGTCTGTGCCTACACAGAGATTAGACATTGAGTCTTGGAACACCTCACCACCTTTATCCATAGCTGTCAGATCAGTCCTCCACACTAACCATCTCACATTTTGAGCAGCTCTCTGTTGGGTGATGGTCTGTTCTTGTGATAAATTCTGGGATGCCAAGATCCAAGCACATATTAAAGTTGGGCTGCTCATATCACAATGCCAACAaaccatatgaattttaaaaagaagacatcGTATGCTGCCGGCTTACACTTTTCTTCCAGTCTTCCTTAAACTCACTACTAAACTGGGCATCTTTTGGAACATCTCATTTTTATCTAACAGTTTTCTTACATTGAGGAAACACACAGGTTTTTATCAGTTTCTGGCAGCCCCAACATGGTATCTGGTTGCCATCTCCTCTCCCTAGGACTGCCATTTGGTTAACCTTTTAGGCATAAGAAATTATCGAGGTAATTCATGATCCAAACCACAGCTCTAAGAAAAAAGCCCCAAGATACTCCAACCTGATCAGCCTTCATAACTACATTTCCATCTTTGCTCCATTGACCCAGACAGGAGTGTGTGAAAATTGTTATAAACTGGTAGTGCTGCCATTGTTTTCTTCTAATTTGGGACTCTCAGTCAATCTAGAAGCCATCTCCAGGGGACAGCCCCCTTTTCacttctattattttcttattgcttaGCTGTCCATTTTGGTCCACTGGACATAATACATTTTGCCGTTCCCACCTGCCCCCCAGTCATTTGGTAACTGATCCATGCCATTCTTATGTGAGGTCTCAGAGCCTTCCTCAAGCAGATAGGGTTCATCTGTCACCACCTTGAAATTCCACCACCCAGAATCCTGTCCTGGATGCCTAGAGTACCCCCAGTAGTTAGAGACAAAATAACTAtttctgttcccttttcttctgaatatGTTACTTATCCTTCTTCTAgatgtattttatcattttcttgcttccagaatgtctttttaaaaaatttggcaCAGAAGAGCCTTCTTAGCTAATCCACATAGCTGCTCTTCTGTTTACCTATCTTACTTGTCCCACCCTACCTCTCATTTCCAACCATTTTCATCTATTTGTAGTTTTCAAGTATGCCATGCTCTCTTGTACTGCAGTAAGCTTGCACATGTATTCACTTTGCCTGaaacttcctctctttctttccctggtTATTTAATTTGCTAAGATTGCTATTATGTGTTATTACCTCTTGAAACTTATCCCCAGATAATtcccttttctgagcctcattccTAACATGTTCATAGACTTATCACATTGTATAGTTTTGTTTGTGTGTCTCTCCCATGTTTGTTTCTCATCTATGGAGACTCTCTTCAATGCTAAATTTTAGCTCCGAGCTGGTCCATCATTATCATTAGATAAGTATCTATTGACTGTATCAATAAATGCTTGGCTATATATAAAAATCTTTGGAATAGACATGTACCCATTTTTATTAGATGCTTAAGCTGTGCTCCCACAGTATAATAAAGAGGGGGCATGAAATCTGTAGTTCTAAATGTTCTATTACAGTAATGAGCCAACTAAACTTCTCTTAACTACAGGCAGTTGAAGTTGCTTTTTCAAAGGCAGTTTACTTCTTTATGAAATACTCATGGTGCTTCCTTCTTTTGATCTATATCTATCACCACCCTGAATAGTTTGAGAATGTTTATGAGTGGTTCGTTAAGCCCAATGTATTgagcatattttaaagtttatctaCAAACACAGTGATACtggagaaattttctttttctttttttaaattatttttttaattaaaaaaattatttatttaatttaaaaaatttttggctgtgttgggtcttcgttgctgcgtgcaggctttctctagttgcagcgagtggaggctactcttcgttgtggtgcacgggcttctcattgctatggcttctcttgttgtggagcacgggctctaggtgcgcgggcttcagtggttgtggcacgtgggctcagtagttgtggctcacgggctctagagcgcaggttcagtagttgtagtgcatgggcttagttgctccgcagcatgtgggatcttcctgaaccagggcttgaacctgtgtcccctgcattggcaggcagattcttaaccactgcacgaccagggaagccccttaaattattttttaatacttctttctctctttctttctctttctctctcatctctctttctttctttctttctttcagctgcaccagatcttagttgtggcatgcaggatctttttagttgcagtatgtggacttcttagttgtggcatgcaggctcatgGTTGCAGCGTGAAAACtcatagttgcagcatgcatgtgggatctagttcccctaccagggatcaaacccaggccccttgcattgggagaacagagtcttacccactggaccaccagggaagtccctcaattttcAAGCTGCATAAAGTTAGGGTTAAACTGCACTTATAAACAGCATATTGCACACTTACTGTTTGTTAgggaattattttacttaattctctTTTATCTTGATAAGTGTTTACTTTTATTCATAACATATCTTAAAAGGGAGaaggctgaggctcagaaaggacaAACGACCAGCCCCCAAACACAGAGCTAATGAAAGGCAGAGCTGAGAGGCAGATCCGGTTTTTCCAACTCAGATCAAGCAGAGCTCTTTCCAATCACCATGGCTGCTCCTCTGTGCTGTCAGGTAAGAGATTCTAGGGCAGAAGGCACATTCTTTTACTCTGGGCTGAAAGTGCCAAAAAAGGCACATATCAGAGGCCTCTAGGCAAATACTTTAATTGCCCTACCACTCAATCATATGGGGTGTACAACCTATATTTACCAGGAGTTTAAAACAAAGCTTTGGTTTTTTGgtcatcttttctttgttttttgttttttttaaaaatttatttatttttggctgtgttgggtcttcgttgctgcgtgcgggctttctctagttgcagggagcaggggaggctcttcattgcagtgcgcaggcttctcattgcagtggcttctcttgttgcggagcacggactctaagtatgtgggcttcagtagttgtggcacataggctcagtagttgtggctcatggactctagagcgcaggctcagtagttgtggtgcacggacttagttgttccacagcatgtgggatcttcccagaccagggcttgaacccatgtcccctgtactggcaggcagatacttaaccactgcgccaccagggaagcccctttgtttttttttttttttttgtcatcttttcTTTGTCAATCAACAGAGCAGTAGATAAGAAGGAATAAGAATACCGATGGCTAATTAAGCTGATAGAAATTACCGTTGATCTAAATATTTGTTCCTTGATGTGAGGGTGGTTGTTGCCTGCCCTGGGTCCATCATGTCCCTCAGTGGTGGTATTCTTTGTCTGGGTCTGGGTGTGGGTGTGAGAGTGTGTCTTTATATTTGCCTAGTTATGCACTTTGTGGGGAAACCAATCAGACATAGTGAACAAGCACAGAGATATATGCTGCTGGGGAAACATTTTATAGGCTATACATTTTTATCAATTATATCAAATTATCACACAAACATTGTATTTGTACTTATAG is part of the Balaenoptera musculus isolate JJ_BM4_2016_0621 chromosome 8, mBalMus1.pri.v3, whole genome shotgun sequence genome and encodes:
- the SLN gene encoding sarcolipin — its product is MERSTRELCLNFTVVLITVILIWLLVRTYQY